TCTCGATAGGCGCGGACGGCATATTGTTAATAGAATCCTCAACCACCGCAGATTTTAAAATGATTATTATTAATTCTGACGGGTCCCAGGCAAATATGTGCGGAAATGGGGCTAGATGCGCTGCTTTATTTGCTTATGCCAATAAAATCTCCGGCAAAACAATGAAATTTGAAACCGGCGCCGGTATAATCAAAGCAAAAGTCAATGGTTTTAAAGTAAGAATAACTCTGACCGAACCAAAAGATATCAAACTGGATATGAACCTAAGGATTGAAAGCAGGGAAATTCATGTTTCAAGCGTAAATTCAGGCGTGCCTCATGCGGTTATTCTCTCACCAAACATTGAACAAGTTGATATTGCCTCTATTGGCAGGCTTATAAGAAATCATACGCAATTTACTCCTGAAGGGACCAACGTTGATTTTATAAAAGTAATCGACGAACATACAATAAAAATACGCACCTATGAACGCGGCGTCGAAGCAGAAACCTACG
This is a stretch of genomic DNA from Elusimicrobiota bacterium. It encodes these proteins:
- the dapF gene encoding diaminopimelate epimerase; translated protein: MRFIKFVKMQAAGNDFIVFDNRKKVIKKNYSKLAQGLCRRNFSIGADGILLIESSTTADFKMIIINSDGSQANMCGNGARCAALFAYANKISGKTMKFETGAGIIKAKVNGFKVRITLTEPKDIKLDMNLRIESREIHVSSVNSGVPHAVILSPNIEQVDIASIGRLIRNHTQFTPEGTNVDFIKVIDEHTIKIRTYERGVEAETYACGTGCVAGAIIAGLKKMVKSPVKLVTSGGEKLNVYFSRSKTENLLIPIYGLQLEGKAEVIFEGNIPHAFPSRQNAGLRR